A genomic region of Caenorhabditis elegans chromosome V contains the following coding sequences:
- the zhit-1 gene encoding HIT-type domain-containing protein (Confirmed by transcript evidence) produces the protein MFAPSRKPAATANQLRASSRISNLEGNRTLDENARRNRRNRQLDGLEQDNSHDDPHANLVWNKNAPKFDDEMIGGPSAKKAKKVKEDKSGIVHGEKARRRKLARPEFNKQRFKKSFNAHVIEQSKAILDSAEPDYRRVNAYQLSSAPPSEKPARKFCAVCGIISKYCCTRCGAKYCSLPCRDVHNDTRCMKWLA, from the exons atgtttgctcCTTCACGAAAACCTGCTGCAACAGCCAATCAACTTCGTGCTTCCTCCAGAATATCAAATCTCGAAGGAAATCGGACTCTTGATGAAAATGCGCGAAGAAACAGAAGGAATCGACAGCTGGATGGCCTAGAGCAAGATAATTCTCAT gATGATCCACATGCAAATCTTGTCTGGAATAAAAACGCCCCAAAGTTCGACGATGAAATGATCGGTGGTCCGTCTgcgaaaaaagctaaaaaagtgaaagaag ataagtCAGGAATTGTTCATGGTGAAAAAGCGCGTCGACGAAAACTCGCCCGTCCGGAGTTTAATAAGCAacgattcaaaaaatcgttcaaTGCACATGTAATCGAGCAGAGCAAGGCAATTTTAGACTCAGCAGAGCCGGATTATCGACGAGTGAATGCTTATCAACTAAGCTCAGCACCTCCTTCTGAAAAACCTGCAAGAAAGTTCTGTGCAGTTTGCGGCATTATTTCCAAGTACTGTTGTACGCGATGTGGTGccaa ATATTGCTCACTTCCATGTCGAGACGTGCATAATGATACTCGTTGCATGAAATGGTTGGCTTAA
- the zhit-1 gene encoding HIT-type domain-containing protein (Confirmed by transcript evidence), whose protein sequence is MIGGPSAKKAKKVKEDKSGIVHGEKARRRKLARPEFNKQRFKKSFNAHVIEQSKAILDSAEPDYRRVNAYQLSSAPPSEKPARKFCAVCGIISKYCCTRCGANFFQILLTSMSRRA, encoded by the exons ATGATCGGTGGTCCGTCTgcgaaaaaagctaaaaaagtgaaagaag ataagtCAGGAATTGTTCATGGTGAAAAAGCGCGTCGACGAAAACTCGCCCGTCCGGAGTTTAATAAGCAacgattcaaaaaatcgttcaaTGCACATGTAATCGAGCAGAGCAAGGCAATTTTAGACTCAGCAGAGCCGGATTATCGACGAGTGAATGCTTATCAACTAAGCTCAGCACCTCCTTCTGAAAAACCTGCAAGAAAGTTCTGTGCAGTTTGCGGCATTATTTCCAAGTACTGTTGTACGCGATGTGGTGccaa TTTCTTTCAGATATTGCTCACTTCCATGTCGAGACGTGCATAA
- the pas-6 gene encoding Proteasome subunit alpha type-1 (Confirmed by transcript evidence) gives MFRNQYDGDVTVWSPQGRLHQVEYAVEAMKQGSATVGIKSETHAVIVALKRAQNDLSSHQKKVYEIDTHAGVSIAGLLSDGRILARYLQTECSSWRWDYKQAVPIKKLAESMQLKLQANTQYYGRRPFGVGILIAGYDKDGAHIIQTDPSAEVVSMHGTSIGARSQSARTYLERNVDNFEKSTPEQLIVHALLALRDTLPAEENLNAQNTSIGIVGKDSPFSLLEDAQVAVHLNQVSTHPRTTGGAAAAAAPGGAEPMQM, from the exons ATGTTCCGCAACCAATACGACGGCGATGTAACAGTCTGGAGCCCACAGGGACGTCTTCACCAAGTCGAATATGCCGTTGAGGCGATGAAGCAAGGTTCGGCAACTGTTGGAATCAAGAGTGAAACCCACGCTGTCATCGTCGCCCTGAAG AGAGCGCAAAACGATTTGTCGTCTCATCAGAAGAAAGTGTACGAAATTGACACTCACGCTGGAGTTTCCATCGCTGGTCTCCTCTCCGATGGTCGCATCTTGGCTCGCTACCTCCAAACCGAGTGCTCGAGTTGGCGTTGGGATTACAAGCAAGCGGTTCCAATCAAGAAGCTCGCTGAATCTATGCAATTGA AACTTCAAGCCAATACACAATATTATGGCCGTCGTCCATTCGGAGTTGGAATTCTGATTGCCGGATATGAC aaagaTGGAGCACACATCATTCAAACTGACCCATCTGCTGAAGTCGTCAGCATGCATGGAACTTCAATCGGAGCAAGATCTCAGTCTGCGCGCACTTACCTCGAGAGAAATGTTGATAACTTCGagaaat caaCTCCGGAACAATTGATTGTCCATGCTCTCCTTGCTCTTCGCGACACACTTCCAGCCGAAGAAAACCTCAACGCTCAGAATACGTCTATTGGAATTGTCGGGAAAGATTCTCCATTCAGTCTTCTCGAAGATGCTCAAGTCGCCGTTCATCTCAACCAAGTTTCCACACATCCACGCACAACTGGcggagcagcagcagcagcagctccAGGTGGCGCCGAACCAATGCAAATGTAG
- the crn-2 gene encoding Deoxyribonuclease TATDN1 (Confirmed by transcript evidence), giving the protein MALYELVDIGANLGHPSYQKDLNDVLDRAKQAGLSKIMVTGTSEKISHECADLVEKYPGFLYFTAGVHPHDAKDWNDGTLEALKKLQENPSCVAVGECGLDFNRNFSPQDVQKEVFAKQVDMAVKLQKPLFIHEREAHEDMVKILTAAGPSLPPAVIHCFTGTVVEAKKYLEMGFYIGLTGFLWKDRSDNGVQAGLRSGEIPIEKLVLETDAPYMYPKINDKKIPKEIKSLITPETEALHNFSSFNRNEPCSLAAVCELVAAFAGRDPKEVAKITTENAKKVYKLE; this is encoded by the exons ATGGCGTTGTACGAACTCGTCGACATCGGAGCCAATCTGGGTCATCCTTCATATCAAAAGGATTTGAATGATGTGCTCGATCGTGCCAAGCAAGCCGGGTTGTCGAAAATTATGGTTACTGGAACCAGCGAAAAAATTAGTCATGAATGTGCAGATCTCGTTGAAAAGTATCCgggatttttgtattttactgCAG GCGTTCATCCGCACGATGCCAAGGATTGGAATGATGGAACATTGGAAgctctcaaaaaattacaagaaaaccCGAGTTGCGTGGCTGTTGGCGAATGTGGTCTCGATTTTAATCGCAACTTTTCTCCACAAGATGTGCAAAAAGAAGTGTTCGCAAAGCAAGTAGATATGGCTGTAAAGCTTCAGAAACCATTGTTCATTCACGAAAGAGAAGCTCATGAAGATATGGTTAAAATATTAACAGCTGCCGGACCttc ccTTCCACCCGCAGTCATTCATTGCTTCACTGGGACCGTAGTGGAGGCgaagaaatatttggaaatggGGTTCTACATCGGATTGACAGGGTTCCTCTGGAAAGATAGATCAGATAATGGAGTGCAGGCAGGGCTTCGATCTGGAGAAATTCCgattg aaaagctGGTTCTTGAAACTGATGCACCTTATATGTACCCGAAAATCAACGATAAAAAGATTCCAAAAGAAATCAAAAGCCTAATTACCCCGGAAACCGAAGCGCTTCACAATTTCTCTTCGTTCAATCGGAATGAGCCGTGTTCTCTAGCAGCCGTCTGTGAGCTTGTCGCTGCTTTTGCCGGTCGAGATCCGAAGGAAGTTGCGAAGATTACGACGGAAAATGCGAAGAAAGTTTACAAACtagaatga
- the CD4.8 gene encoding SPK domain-containing protein (Confirmed by transcript evidence): MVLKEADLKALMNFLIDETKDVDVEPLAVKTIFRKFAECNGSVLGADAYHRRFQSKLLPRMDQMNEYSVVSRIQVTFALSAKVSDKFMTLIKSTGTVKIDEKMRICNYKSHDGKLTLERIHSKSSKAARKRSTKIMLSADDVRLMTFLVEKTKEANEPLVATNVFMEFGKKDNARCSDGAYYRKFHKKLAPNMDQLDNYSIESRVRVMLGLAGEVSDDFLTQVQTEGIVVLDDGKRICEYASRDGKLKLEADHSHSARMKRTSAYHRKAGRHVHMVMNANQTTNQAESDEDGVDSATSLPRSPKRARTEMSSSDDDDDLEIIETVDGYPKPEPADFDFEELLNRDSTYNLLIDHSQEYKEVMMEENNQPTTYVKSLQLDSDDDEVQYIGAMKRQSKPEPIFEGFAPHNSNSDHVQEEQKTGVPLFDRQQISLSANNGATSAEPINMSEFLKQLTQFICGLKSKELEKLKQKIKGSIGTNVDKIILFPELRGVFEAFLIAVSRKIKAAASNASAMKVKDFLLKFEYLLLGLDSSELRVIQQKVQEKIDQPGLAEKVLLFSDVREILQGLLFFILN; the protein is encoded by the exons ATGGTCTTAAAAGAGGCAGATTTAAAAGCattgatgaattttttaatcgatgAGACGAAGGATGTCGACGTTGAGCCGCTGGCGGTGAAGACTATATTCAGGAAATTCGCTGAATGCAACGGTTCCGTGCTTGGTGCAGATGCCTACCACAGGAG ATTTCAAAGCAAGCTGCTACCAAGGATGGATCAAATGAACGAATACAGTGTCGTGTCACGCATTCAAGTGACGTTTGCCTTGTCGGCAAAAGTGTCGGACAAGTTCATGACATT GATCAAATCGACTGGCACTGTTAAGATTGACGAGAAAATGCGAATCTGCAATTATAAGTCACACGACGGAAAACTCACGTTGGAAAGAATCCACAGTAAATCTTCTAAGGCAGCACGAAAGAGGTCAACGAAGATCATGCTCTCCGCCGATGACGTAAGATTGATGACGTTTCTTGTTGAAAAGACGAAAGAAGCCAATGAGCCACTGGTGGCAACAAACGTTTTCATGGAGTTCGGTAAAAAAGATAATGCCAGATGCTCGGATGGAGCCTATTATCGAAA atTCCATAAAAAGCTTGCGCCGAACATGGATCAACTGGACAATTACAGTATTGAAAGCCGTGTCCGAGTGATGCTTGGGCTTGCTGGAGAAGTTTCGGACGACTTTCTGacaca AGTTCAAACGGAGGGAATTGTCGTGCTCGATGATGGCAAACGAATTTGCGAGTATGCATCACGTGATGGAAAGCTGAAGTTGGAGGCGGACCACAGTCATTCGGCAAGAATGAAAAGAACATCTGCATATCACCGAAAGGCTGGTCGACACGTGCACATGGTCATGAATGCAAATCAGACGACGAACCAAGCCGAGAGCGACGAAGATGGCGTAGATTCGGCGACTTCTCTTCCTAGATCTCCGAAAAGAGCGAGAACTGAAAT gaGCTCGAGTGACGACGACGATGATCTGGAGATTATTGAAACTGTGGACGGATATCCGAAGCCTGAGCCAGCTGATTTCGATTTTGAAGAACTCCTCAATAGAGATTCAACCTATAATTTGCTCATCGATCATTCGCAAGAATATAAAGAAGTGATGATGGAAGAGAACAATCAGCCAACTACTTATGTAAAATCTCTTCAATTGGACAGTGACGACGATGAGGTGCAATACATCGGAGCGATGAAGAGACAGTCGAAGCCTGAACCAATTTTCGAAGGATTTGCACCACATAATTCGAATAGCGATCATGTgcaagaagaacaaaaaactggTGTTCCACTCTTTGATCGTCAACAAATCAGTCTTTCCGCGAATAATGGAGCCACTTCAGCTGAACCCATCAATATGTCTGAATTCCTGAAACAACTGACCCAGTTCATTTGCGGTCTCAAAAGTAAGGAACTCGAGAAGCtcaagcaaaaaatcaaaggaTCAATTGGAACTAATGTTGATAAG attatccTATTTCCCGAGCTTCGTGGAGTTTTCGAGGCATTCCTCATCGCAGTCAGTCGGAAAATCAAAGCAGCCGCTTCAAATGCCTCTGCTATGAAGGTCAAGGATTTCCTTCTCAAGTTCGAGTATCTTCTTCTTGGATTGGATTCTTCCGAGCTTCGAGTGATCCAGCAGAAGGtccaagaaaaaatcgatcagCCGGGATTGGCAGagaag gtTCTTCTCTTCAGCGACGTCCGCGAAATTCTTCAAGGCCtgctctttttcattttaaactaa
- the M03E7.3 gene encoding LITAF domain-containing protein (Confirmed by transcript evidence), giving the protein MYSDVNFDENPLCESCKADKVQRKPSNFGFLAMYCLWWFGGFGLVIFKLTLFDYCENCYYINFMKKSRPKRMFSLVVDDKSQLEMPPVDAAEVKKKFDENLLQKI; this is encoded by the exons ATGTATTCTGACGTTAATTTCGATGAAAACCCACTGTGTGAATCCTGCAAGGCAGAT AAAGTTCAACGAAAACCCTCAAACTTTGGCTTTCTCGCCATGTATTGTCTATGGTGGTTCGGTGGATTCGGACTGGTAATTTTCAA ATTAACCCTGTTCGACTATTGTGAAAACTGCTACTACATCAACTTCATGAAAAAGTCTAGACCGAAGAGAATGTTTTCG cttgtgGTAGATGACAAATCCCAATTGGAAATGCCACCGGTAGATGCAGCCGAAGTGAAGAAAAAGTTCGACGAAAAtctgcttcaaaaaatttaa
- the mrpl-48 gene encoding Small ribosomal subunit protein uS10 domain-containing protein (Confirmed by transcript evidence) → MSSRAVSLLSRVISQNRGLASLRETVGERDASLLYEPKFQDSREFPEYNTINVRIQGHDFGSLEKYQAYIHKTAKRFGFTVVDSYAVAAQTQKAITYKPYSTVSESEIDMSTYDRVVRLSDVAAPRFSLFSQIIRAHIPIGVTMTVKEHEKVDEDSRYIPDLLLKQKQEELKALDDPNVRRNLGWE, encoded by the exons ATGTCATCCCGAGCGGTCTCCTTATTATCTCGCGTGATCTCACAGAATCGAGGACTCGCATCGCTACGAGAAACTGTTGGAGAGCGTGACGCCAGTTTGCTCTACGAGCCGAAATTTCAAGATAGTAGAGAGTTTCCAGA gtacAACACAATTAACGTCCGAATTCAAGGACACGACTTTGGATCGCTAGAAAAATATCAAGCATACATTCATAAAACTGCGAAACGATTCGGATTTACCGTGGTGGATAGTTATGCTGTCGCTGCTCAAACACAAAAAGCAATCACCTATAAGCCGTACTCGACGGTTTCCGAATCTGAAATTGATATGTCCACATACGATCGCGTCGTCCGTCTCAGTGATGTTGCCGCTCCCCGATTCTCACTTTTCAGTCAAATTATTCGAGCACATATTCCCATTGgagttact ATGACGGTGAAAGAACACGAGAAAGTTGATGAAGACTCCCGATATATTCCTGATTTGTTATTGAAGCAGAAGCAAGAAGAACTCAAAGCATTGGATGATCCGAATGTACGCCGCAATCTCGGATGGgagtaa
- the lrpc-1 gene encoding Chitin-binding type-2 domain-containing protein (Confirmed by transcript evidence): protein MINPIVFSFLISGALLLVVSGNGIEQLMVAEGPIPQNFCNSSDLLEEAGLIKSTLGQFLGYECSEEFYHCRWQSDGFRTYRKKCKPGLVYDVLGTQNCNYDYNVKSCGVRSGGPVQCNGTDFHCPLSEQCVPMSSRCDGHYDCSMEEDEQNCPLCTAGEFACKVSEQCISLDRRCNGLIECDDGTDERDCDVCGHGLFHCGKSNECIPMDERCDGRRQCPHGEDEMLCKKPETEKKFTCQSRDYEIPTNQVCDGMPQCPDGSDEAYCEYPGSPKSQAAISFSSNLTPASESRPAPPPPTPAPEQPDQEEEAEEDYDYEQIKDENAPAAFPMISLGPLPPIATTTTTYTPPTTRVMTRPPQVATRVAKPAFSRPRPKISATDDNRPTISSKASQTNSVRVTRPPKTLETSRTSLRTTSQTLPPARQTTSNFEKKMPQAIVQPPRSPPALPQPKGEKVFIMQVTASPSIRPSLQELPRASSGSRPASKSLPVKVPSMSSDNILAQITSQMNGGMSPELLAKIETIIKSEMQGGGPRHRRFQPRL, encoded by the exons ATGATTAATCCCATTgtcttcagttttttgatcAGTGGTGCCTTATTACTAGTTGTCTCTGGTAATGGTATTGAGCAGTTGATGGTTGCAGAAGGTCCCATCCCACAGAACTTTTGTAACAGCAG CGACCTTCTTGAAGAAGCAGGTCTAATCAAATCGACACTTGGACAGTTTCTAGGTTATGAATGCAGTGAAGAATTCTATCACTGCAG GTGGCAAAGTGATGGCTTCCGAACATATCGGAAAAAGTGTAAACCAGGACTTGTGTACGATGTTCTTGGAACTCAAAACTGCAACTACGACTACAATGTGAAAAGCTGTGGTGTGAGAAGTGGAG GACCAGTTCAATGCAATGGTACAGATTTCCACTGTCCATTATCCGAGCAGTGTGTTCCAATGTCATCAAGATGTGATGGACATTATGATTGTTCGATGGAAGAGGATGAACAGAATTGCC CTCTTTGTACTGCTGGAGAATTCGCTTGCAAAGTTTCGGAACAATGTATTTCTCTGGATAGAAGATGTAACGGATTGATTGAGTGTGATGATGGAACCGACGAAAGAGATTGCGATG TTTGTGGACATGGTCTATTCCATTGCGGAAAAAGTAATGAATGTATCCCAATGGACGAAAGATGTGATGGAAGACGACAATGTCCCCATGGAGAAGACGAGATGCTCTGCAA aaaaccaGAAACTGAAAAGAAGTTTACTTGCCAATCTCGTGATTATGAAATTCCCACTAATCAAGTATGTGATGGTATGCCACAGTGTCCGGATGGCTCCGATGAAGCTTATTGTGAATATCCTGGTTCACCAAAGTCTCAGGCAGCAAT ctctttcTCATCAAATTTGACACCTGCATCTGAATCTAGACCAGCTCCACCTCCACCAACACCAGCACCAGAACAACCTGATCAAG aggAAGAAGCTGAAGAAGATTACGACTACGAGCAAATCAAAGACGAAAATGCTCCAGCAGCATTCCCAATGATCTCTCTTGGGCCATTACCTCCAATCGCAACTACCACTACCACTTATACTCCACCAACTACACGAGTTATGACTAGACCTCCACAAGTTGCTACAAGAGTTGCTAAGCCAGCTTTCAGCAGGCCAAGACCAAAGATCTCAGCTACAGATGAC AACAGACCAACAATCAGCTCCAAGGCCAGCCAGACAAACAGTGTCAGAGTAACAAGACCACCCAAG ACCCTCGAAACAAGCCGAACCAGCCTACGAACCACCTCTCAAACACTACCCCCAGCACGACAAACTACATCgaatttcgaaaagaaaatgcCACAAGCCATTGTGCAACCACCTAGATCTCCTCCAGCCCTACCTCAACCAAAAGGAGAAAAAGTATTCATAATGCAAGTAACAGCTTCTCCTTCCATTCGACCATCTCTTCAAGAGCTCCCAAGAGCTTCATCTGGTTCACGACCAGCTTCAAAATCATTGCCTGTTAAAGTACCAAGTATGAGCAGTGACAACATTCTTGCACAAATCACCAGTCAAATGAATGGTGGTATGAGTCC agaactactcgcaaaaattgaaacgatAATAAAATCAGAAATGCAAGGTGGCGGACCACGTCACCGAAGGTTTCAGCCACGCCTTTGa
- the CD4.11 gene encoding MAM domain-containing protein (Confirmed by transcript evidence), with protein sequence MVLNIYVLILLLYGLNTSFACHSLSSQYSQFSSRRARARGVSSLQRTSENAIDFDYLTSNLPYSATEIRSISSLTPFPVKPMLTVSDGGKLTCHFDDDMEYCGWHNAADTDMKFWKSKLNSDNNFDSQRFDSGSPLSFTPDNNFLLAGGEPMILPQTAAIEMEIPCQYGDAEVKFDFWTNTLNVLVRYCISKVAADFTQCQIIPRASNPINFSIPTTADGLKVRIEVTNIDPDSIALIDNLHYNGQICELVDEAIEQSVEPFPEDTNSSSTVPSLITGDPLPTDPTIQKFFEEDGNGLEDNDASSAITVQKITSTASSILESSQVNVKELSSCSALTCTFNDGDSCFFGLSGVGSTAAWSLSDRLVGNRHTGIQRVNLDDQSKIGFAYVGSDSKSESENIFVAESPKFSLSHDSYLIFDVYIRSVSPKLKVCIDNFENCPYNSPQLRKDAFWRGEQKLILKEGSRKIFFVAENVKKHQFLAIDNIRLEGKDGASLC encoded by the exons ATGGTACTTAATATATATGTCTTGATATTGCTACTTTATGGTttga ATACCAGTTTTGCTTGTCACTCCCTGAGCTCTCAGTACAGTCAATTTTCATCTCGAAGAGCCAGAGCTCGCGGAGTCTCATCCCTACAACGTACAAGTGAAAATGCAATTGACTTTGACTACCTCACATCAAATCTACCGTACTCCGCAACTGAAATTCGTTCGATCTCATCTCTTACCCCATTTCCTGTGAAACCAATGCTAACTGTATCCGACGGTGGAAAGCTTACATGTCATTTTGACGATGATATGGAATATTGTGGATGGCATAATGCAGCGGACACTGacatgaa ATTCTGGAAATCAAAGTTAAACTCAGATAATAATTTTGACTCGCAAAGATTTGACTCTGGAAGTCCATTGAGTTTCACACCAG ACAACAATTTTCTACTGGCTGGCGGCGAACCAATGATTCTTCCACAGACTGCTGcaattgaaatggaaattcCATGTCAATATGGAGATGCTGAAGTGAAATTCGA TTTCTGGACCAACACTCTGAACGTACTTGTTCGCTACTGCATATCAAAAGTTGCTGCCGATTTCACTCAATGCCAAATCATTCCACGTGCTTCTAACCCAATTAACTTTTCCATTCCAACTACTGCCGATGGGTTGAAAGTTCGCATAGAAGTTACGAATATTGATCCAGATTCAATTGCTTTAATTGACAATTTGCATTATAATGGACAAATTTGTGAATTG gttgaTGAAGCCATTGAACAGTCAGTTGAACCATTTCCAGAGGATACAAACTCATCGTCAACTGTACCGTCGTTGATAACTGGAGATCCATTGCCAACTGATCCAACCATTCAGAAATTCTTTGAAGAAGATGGTAATGGGTTGGAAGATAATGATGCATCTTCTGCTATTACGGTACAG aaaattaccTCTACAGCTTCTTCTATCTTAGAGTCATCTCAAGTAAACGTAAAAGAGCTCTCGTCCTGCTCAGCACTGACTTGCACTTTCAACGACGGAGATTCGTGCTTTTTTGGATTAAGTGGAGTTGGCAGCAC tgcTGCATGGAGTCTCAGTGATCGTCTCGTTGGAAATAGACATACAGGAATTCAGAGAGTTAACCTAGATGATCAAtctaaaa ttgggTTTGCATATGTCGGCAGTGATTCCAAATCTGAATCGGAGAATATATTTGTCGCCGAATCGCCGAAATTCTCTCTTTCTCATGATAGTTACTTGATATTTGATGTCTACATACGTTCGGTTTCTCCAAAACTCAAG GTATGcatcgataattttgaaaactgtccCTACAATTCGCCACAACTACGAAAAGATGCGTTTTGGAGAGGCGAacagaaattgattttgaaggaAGGATCTAGAaag atatttttcgtTGCTGAAAACGTCAAGAAGCATCAATTTCTGGCAATTGATAATATCAGATTGGAAGGCAAAGACGGAGCCAGTTTGTGTTAG
- the vps-37 gene encoding VPS37 C-terminal domain-containing protein (Confirmed by transcript evidence), with product MFSQNPYESHVDVAVSAASANLRNMTNEQLISLLDDDALLESIIVNLPQVRSMPTDKESALAANKSLAEWNLAQKPRIDAAKTQTVDLYDQVKKLQGEVAVLKSQLDSVSSSKSLDTTSSLMQVAAQEADDDAEALFTQFENGEISVEIFLKQFKDKKTIAHLRKIKSDRLAALLREQTYSSYAQPTVPPPMPHAQPGYPTGNHMPGIGNIQFGSGYSGYPNISQPSAGRHPFF from the exons ATGTTTAGTCAAAACCCGTACGAGTCACACGTCGACGTCGCCGTATCTGCAGCTTCA GCTAATCTCCGGAATATGACAAACGAACAATTAATTTCGTTGCTAGACGATGATGCCCTTTTAGAATCGATTATTGTCAATCTCCCGCag GTCCGCTCAATGCCGACTGATAAGGAATCAGCTCTTGCCGCAAATAAATCATTAGCAGAATGGAATTTAGCTCAAAAGCCGAGAATCGATGCTGCCAAAACGCAAACGGTTGATCTCTACGACCAAGTAAAAAAGCTCCAAGGAGAAGTTGCCGTGCTGAAAAGTCAATTGGACTCTGTTTCCTCATCAAAATCACTTGATACAACATCGAGCTTGATGCAAGTCGCCGCACAAGAAGCTGATGATGATGCAGAAGCCCTATTcacacaatttgaaaatggagaaatatCCGTGGAAATTTTCCTGAAGCAATTCAAAGATAAGAAGACAATTGCTCATCTACGAAAAATCAAGTCTGACCGTCTCGCAGCACTTCTTCGTGAACAAACGTATTCTTCATATGCTCAACCAACTGTACCTCCTCCAATGCCACACGCTCAGCCTGGATACCCAACAGGAAATCACATGCCTGGAAtaggaaatattcaattcgGATCTGGCTATTCAGGATATCCAAATATTTCTCAACCTTCTGCTGGTCGTcatccatttttctga
- the CD4.1 gene encoding Transmembrane protein 119 (Confirmed by transcript evidence), with the protein MNDSSSSFPTFWRAPISRSSSAEHGFLQNMPGSTDQENHMTGYEPPQGNSDSGLTEHRTHQYINRPEGEMDMMIGFFLMNGFCVSFFLLFGLCVIFSCLRKRPSYFRRKQFSETENVVPVQETSFKPKLKSIVSQVIKSNKVTTKITLDPETGEMESSPDDSQQTKRSVPHFSRSPTPSATDRKTSLTVSRQASFDHSRRCSTSVSQENSAMIRHNLLGPLSFDDLHYM; encoded by the exons ATGAATGATTCTTCATCCAGCTTCCCTACATTCTGGAGAGCCCCAATCAGCAGATCTTCGTCAGCGGAACAcggttttcttcaaaat ATGCCGGGATCAACAGATCAAGAAAATCACATGACTGGATATGAACCACCACAAGGGAACTCAGATAG TGGCTTGACGGAGCATCGAACACATCAATATATAAATCGCCCAGAAGGAGAAATGGATATGATGATAGGATTCTTCTTGATGAATGGATTTTGTGTtt CCTTCTTCCTCCTCTTCGGTCTCTGCGTGATATTCTCCTGTCTCCGAAAACGACCATCCTATTTCCGAAGGAAGCAATTTTCCGAGACTGAAAATGTGGTCCCAGTTCAAGAAACGTCTTTcaaaccaaaattgaaat CCATTGTAAGTCAAGTGATAAAATCGAACAAAGTCACCACAAAGATCACTTTGGATCCTGAAACGGGAGAAATGGAATCAAGCCCAGACGATAGTCAACAG ACAAAACGAAGTGTACCTCACTTTTCTCGTTCACCAACTCCGTCTGCAACTGATCGAAAAACAAGTTTGACTGTGAGCAGACAAGCGTCATTTGATCACTCGAGAAGATGTTCGACATCAGTATCACAAGAAAATTCAGCAATGATTCGACATAATTTACTGGGACCACTGTCATTCGATGACCTTCATTACATGTAG